One genomic segment of Vagococcus intermedius includes these proteins:
- the dnaG gene encoding DNA primase, which produces MSQYIPQELIEDIRRQSNIVDIVGQYVQLKKSGKNYFGLCPFHEERSPSFSVAEDKQIFHCFGCGKGGNVFKFLQELEGLSFPEAVKKTAEVSQVSVDFDFQTPATQELSAGQKQQQVLIELHEKAADLYHHVLMNTESGAKALAYLKKRGLTEDLIKEFQIGFAPAERILLQKVFEQEQVSAAFLADSGLMTERESQYLDRFYQRIMFPIKNAQGRVIAFSGRLLEMENIDSKKMPKYLNSPETPIFNKRQVLFNFDKAKGIARKEQELILFEGFMDVIAAYRAGIKHGVASMGTSLTNEQIKMFQRTTPKVVICYDGDNAGVEATSRAVELLSKQTNLELGIVSLPQGLDPDDYIQANSEADFRELVTHHQETEFSFKMTFYKRGKNLTNEQERIAYIQKMVDELVKIPSVIEREVYISQLSQDFGLSTDAIMAEIRERQKETNQKERQERQSKRQVNATTHPQHEYADDPSLFGYEEPPEMLENAQIELAPNSSVLPKVFQQRKLSVGEKAEQLLLCRAMAERGVASKINQLPDFSFIHDEYQELYQHFTDYMLTQGTFVLADFLNYVKEDHLKSLVTQLSLKELSEESSIREIDDYLLAIHKERLELKKQEKLAQQKEANRTGNKQLEQELTVEIIMIQRELKSVR; this is translated from the coding sequence ATGTCACAGTATATCCCCCAAGAGCTAATTGAGGATATTAGGCGTCAATCAAATATTGTAGATATTGTCGGGCAATATGTTCAATTAAAAAAATCGGGAAAAAATTATTTCGGTTTATGTCCGTTTCATGAGGAACGCTCTCCTTCTTTTTCAGTTGCTGAAGACAAGCAGATTTTTCATTGCTTTGGTTGTGGTAAGGGGGGAAATGTTTTCAAGTTTTTACAAGAACTTGAGGGCTTATCTTTTCCAGAGGCGGTAAAAAAAACAGCTGAGGTCAGTCAAGTCTCAGTTGATTTTGATTTTCAGACGCCTGCAACACAAGAATTAAGCGCAGGACAAAAACAGCAGCAGGTATTAATTGAGCTCCATGAAAAGGCAGCTGATCTTTATCATCATGTCTTGATGAATACAGAGTCTGGTGCAAAAGCGTTAGCTTATTTGAAAAAACGGGGCCTAACGGAAGACTTAATTAAAGAATTCCAAATCGGTTTTGCACCAGCTGAACGGATTTTATTACAAAAAGTATTTGAACAAGAGCAAGTCTCGGCGGCATTTTTAGCTGATTCAGGTTTAATGACAGAACGAGAAAGTCAGTATTTGGATCGCTTCTATCAACGAATCATGTTCCCAATAAAAAATGCTCAAGGAAGAGTCATTGCCTTTTCGGGACGCTTACTTGAGATGGAGAATATTGACTCTAAAAAAATGCCTAAGTATTTAAATTCTCCAGAAACACCTATTTTTAATAAGCGTCAAGTTCTTTTTAATTTTGACAAAGCAAAAGGTATTGCTAGAAAAGAACAAGAACTTATTTTATTTGAAGGATTTATGGATGTGATTGCGGCTTATCGAGCTGGTATTAAGCATGGGGTTGCTTCAATGGGAACAAGCTTAACCAATGAGCAGATTAAGATGTTTCAACGAACGACACCAAAGGTGGTCATTTGTTATGATGGTGATAACGCAGGAGTAGAGGCAACCAGTCGAGCCGTTGAGTTATTGTCTAAACAAACCAACCTAGAATTAGGGATTGTCAGTCTGCCTCAAGGGCTAGATCCAGATGACTATATTCAAGCTAATAGTGAAGCAGATTTTCGTGAGTTAGTGACCCATCATCAAGAAACTGAATTTAGTTTTAAAATGACTTTCTACAAGCGTGGTAAAAACTTAACTAATGAGCAAGAACGAATTGCCTACATTCAGAAGATGGTGGATGAGTTGGTCAAGATTCCATCAGTCATTGAAAGAGAAGTGTATATTTCTCAACTTTCTCAAGACTTTGGTTTATCAACCGATGCTATCATGGCTGAGATTCGTGAGCGTCAAAAAGAAACAAATCAAAAAGAGCGACAAGAAAGACAATCAAAACGTCAAGTCAATGCTACTACCCATCCTCAACACGAGTATGCAGATGATCCAAGTTTGTTTGGTTATGAAGAACCTCCAGAGATGTTAGAAAATGCTCAAATAGAGTTGGCACCTAACAGTAGTGTTTTACCAAAAGTATTTCAACAACGAAAATTGTCTGTAGGTGAAAAAGCCGAACAACTGTTACTGTGTCGTGCTATGGCCGAACGAGGAGTTGCCTCTAAGATTAATCAACTACCCGATTTTTCTTTCATTCATGATGAGTATCAGGAGCTTTACCAACATTTTACAGATTATATGTTAACGCAAGGGACGTTTGTTTTAGCAGATTTTTTAAATTATGTAAAAGAGGATCATTTAAAATCTTTAGTCACACAACTCTCTTTAAAAGAGTTGTCAGAGGAAAGTTCTATTCGCGAGATTGATGATTATTTATTGGCGATTCATAAGGAACGATTAGAATTAAAAAAACAAGAAAAATTGGCGCAACAAAAAGAAGCCAACCGTACAGGTAATAAACAGTTGGAACAAGAGCTGACTGTTGAAATTATAATGATTCAAAGAGAGTTAAAAAGTGTTAGATAA
- the rpoD gene encoding RNA polymerase sigma factor RpoD has translation MAQEIEVNKANYDKAVSAFIKEHKLKGEVLYDELTNKIATPFDLDSEGMDSLIQKVEDQGVSVVDESGEPAARSLKKEEKVNKKELEDLSAPAGVKINDPVRMYLKEIGRVSLLTAEEEVELALRIEQGDQEAKQKLAEANLRLVVSIAKRYVGRGMQFLDLIQEGNMGLMKAVEKFDHTKGFKFSTYATWWIRQAITRAIADQARTIRIPVHMVETINKLIRIQRQLLQDLGREPTPEEIGAEMDLPTEKVREILKIAQEPVSLETPIGEEDDSHLGDFIEDQDATSPAEHAAYELLKEQLESVLDTLTDREENVLRLRFGLDDGRTRTLEEVGKVFGVTRERIRQIEAKALRKLRHPSRSKQLKDFLE, from the coding sequence ATGGCACAAGAGATAGAAGTAAACAAAGCAAATTATGACAAAGCAGTATCGGCATTTATCAAAGAACATAAACTTAAAGGTGAAGTCTTGTATGATGAATTGACGAATAAAATTGCCACACCATTTGATTTAGATTCTGAAGGAATGGATAGTTTGATTCAAAAAGTTGAGGATCAAGGCGTTAGTGTTGTAGATGAGTCAGGTGAACCGGCTGCACGTAGTTTGAAAAAAGAAGAAAAAGTGAATAAAAAAGAATTAGAAGATTTATCTGCCCCCGCAGGTGTTAAAATCAATGACCCTGTGCGCATGTACTTAAAAGAAATTGGACGTGTGTCATTGTTAACGGCGGAAGAAGAAGTTGAACTTGCCTTACGTATTGAACAAGGTGATCAAGAAGCGAAACAAAAATTAGCTGAAGCTAACTTACGTTTAGTTGTAAGTATTGCCAAACGTTATGTTGGGCGCGGTATGCAGTTTTTAGATTTAATTCAAGAAGGTAATATGGGCTTGATGAAAGCTGTTGAAAAATTTGACCATACTAAAGGATTTAAATTCTCAACTTATGCCACTTGGTGGATTCGTCAAGCGATTACGCGTGCGATTGCTGACCAAGCACGTACGATTCGTATCCCAGTTCATATGGTAGAAACAATCAATAAATTAATCAGAATTCAACGTCAATTATTACAAGATTTAGGACGAGAACCAACACCAGAAGAAATCGGGGCAGAGATGGATCTACCAACTGAAAAGGTTCGTGAAATTTTAAAAATTGCTCAAGAACCTGTCTCATTAGAAACACCAATCGGTGAAGAAGATGACTCACACCTTGGGGATTTTATTGAAGACCAAGATGCGACAAGTCCTGCAGAACATGCAGCTTATGAGTTGCTAAAAGAGCAATTAGAAAGTGTTTTAGACACCTTAACAGACCGTGAAGAAAATGTATTACGTTTACGTTTTGGTTTAGACGATGGTCGTACACGTACTTTAGAAGAAGTTGGGAAGGTATTTGGCGTGACACGTGAACGTATTCGTCAGATTGAAGCAAAAGCTTTAAGAAAATTACGCCATCCATCACGTTCAAAACAATTGAAAGATTTCTTAGAATAA
- a CDS encoding tRNA (adenine(22)-N(1))-methyltransferase — translation MNEQKLSKRLAHVASYVEPGARVADIGSDHAYLPAWLYLNGKIEAAVAGEVVQGPFESAKKLVETRGLSEHITVRLANGLEAVEKNDQIDTVTIAGMGGSLISDILDRGVNKGILTGKERLILQPNIGEKRLRKWLVKYKYQLIAEEILEEDGKRYEILVAEKAVEAPSYSDQELLFGPFLLEEKSPIFLEKWASELVQKQRILAQLETTNNDHQAKISELKQVVKWIEELRA, via the coding sequence ATGAATGAACAAAAATTATCAAAACGTTTGGCTCACGTAGCGAGTTATGTAGAACCAGGTGCACGTGTTGCTGATATTGGGTCAGATCATGCCTACTTACCAGCCTGGTTATATCTAAATGGTAAAATAGAAGCTGCTGTGGCCGGAGAAGTGGTTCAAGGTCCGTTTGAATCTGCTAAAAAATTAGTAGAAACACGTGGATTATCCGAACATATTACGGTTCGTTTAGCGAATGGCTTAGAGGCGGTAGAAAAAAATGATCAGATTGATACTGTGACGATTGCTGGAATGGGTGGCTCATTAATTAGTGATATTTTAGATCGTGGTGTTAACAAGGGGATATTAACGGGAAAAGAGCGTTTAATATTACAACCTAATATTGGTGAGAAACGCTTGCGCAAGTGGTTGGTTAAATATAAATACCAGTTGATTGCTGAAGAGATTTTAGAAGAAGACGGAAAACGTTATGAAATTCTAGTTGCTGAAAAAGCGGTAGAAGCACCGAGTTATTCCGATCAAGAGTTATTGTTTGGCCCGTTCTTATTGGAAGAGAAATCACCAATTTTTTTAGAAAAGTGGGCGAGCGAATTGGTACAAAAACAACGTATCTTAGCCCAGTTAGAGACAACTAATAACGATCATCAAGCCAAAATAAGTGAGTTAAAACAAGTGGTTAAATGGATTGAGGAGCTGAGAGCATGA
- a CDS encoding Nif3-like dinuclear metal center hexameric protein produces MSLLVRDFIKRFESYCPQELAEQGDPVGLHFGSLDQEISNVMLTLDVRPETVAEAIEKKVDLIVAKHPPIFRPIKRLTMDDPQNQMYAELIKHDIAVYAAHTNLDIIENGLNDWFCDVLGINETTYLAPTHHIPYYQLKLTAAKSTIEQVLAGISVIKGMEMVTKTVTERPKTLQLTNNQLDFKLDKFSCDKIELQLLVLETDKAKMTHLLQTLSKTEDIIYDWQEAVDQVKTYGIGRVGNLSEPLSLETFVRQIKETFDLDGLRLISDNPTELIQRVAICGGSGEKFYRDALKKQADVYITGDVYYHTAHDMLADGLSVIDPGHHIEVLCQSRLAGICNTWKEAYNWDVVFLQSEADTNPFKYY; encoded by the coding sequence ATGAGTCTTCTAGTACGTGATTTTATTAAACGTTTTGAAAGTTATTGTCCGCAAGAACTAGCAGAACAGGGAGATCCGGTTGGTCTACATTTTGGTTCACTAGATCAGGAAATCTCTAACGTGATGCTAACACTTGATGTTCGACCAGAGACAGTGGCCGAAGCAATTGAAAAAAAAGTTGATTTGATTGTTGCCAAACACCCACCCATTTTTAGACCAATCAAACGTTTAACTATGGATGACCCACAAAATCAAATGTATGCTGAGTTAATTAAACATGATATCGCAGTGTATGCTGCACATACTAATTTAGACATTATAGAGAATGGTTTAAATGATTGGTTTTGTGATGTATTAGGAATCAATGAGACCACTTATTTAGCACCGACTCATCATATTCCATACTATCAATTAAAGCTAACTGCAGCTAAGTCAACTATTGAACAGGTTTTAGCTGGAATTAGTGTTATTAAAGGAATGGAAATGGTTACAAAAACTGTAACCGAACGACCAAAAACATTACAATTAACAAATAATCAGCTGGATTTTAAGCTAGATAAGTTTAGTTGTGATAAAATAGAACTACAACTATTAGTATTAGAGACTGATAAGGCAAAAATGACACACTTACTTCAGACTCTTAGCAAAACAGAAGATATCATCTATGATTGGCAAGAAGCGGTGGATCAAGTTAAGACTTATGGAATTGGTCGTGTCGGTAACTTATCAGAACCACTTAGCTTAGAAACGTTTGTTAGACAAATCAAAGAGACCTTTGATTTAGATGGTTTGCGTTTGATTAGTGATAATCCGACAGAGTTGATTCAAAGAGTGGCGATTTGTGGCGGAAGTGGTGAGAAATTTTATCGCGATGCCTTAAAAAAACAGGCAGATGTTTATATTACAGGCGATGTTTATTACCATACAGCTCATGATATGTTAGCAGATGGCTTGTCGGTTATTGATCCAGGTCATCATATTGAAGTGCTTTGCCAGTCACGCTTAGCTGGTATTTGTAACACATGGAAAGAAGCTTATAATTGGGACGTTGTATTTCTTCAGTCTGAAGCAGATACAAACCCTTTTAAATATTATTAA
- the pepT gene encoding peptidase T has translation MYENLVPRFLSYVKTETRSNPESTMTPSTPTQVEFAKVLMKELTEIGMSEVSYNEANGFVTATLPANTDKEGVRSMGFIAHMDTADFNAVNVNPQIIENYDGKSDIPLDKEGKYVLAPKDFPNMTNYEGHTLITTDGSTLLGSDDKSGIAEIMTAMEILIKDDSIKHGKIRVAFGPDEEIGTGADKFDAEGFGVDFAYTMDGGPEGELHFETFSAAQANITIHGKNVHPGSAKDKMINALQVAIKFHNELPADECPEKTEGYEGFYHLMALEGNEEEAKMSYIIRDHDREKFEARKAVITDIQTKLNANFDQERIVIDMYDQYYNMRDVIEKDMSIIELAKDAMNAIGVTPKVEPVRGGTDGSKISMMGIPTPNIFAGAENMHGRFEFVSVQTMEKATQVIVEIARLNAEQA, from the coding sequence ATGTATGAAAATCTAGTACCTCGTTTTTTATCTTATGTCAAAACCGAAACTCGTTCAAATCCTGAAAGCACAATGACCCCTTCAACGCCCACACAGGTTGAATTTGCCAAAGTGTTAATGAAAGAATTGACAGAAATTGGTATGTCAGAGGTTTCTTACAATGAAGCCAATGGTTTCGTAACAGCCACTTTACCAGCCAATACAGATAAAGAAGGCGTGCGTAGTATGGGATTTATTGCTCATATGGACACAGCTGATTTTAATGCGGTGAATGTAAATCCGCAAATTATTGAAAACTACGACGGTAAATCAGATATTCCTTTAGATAAAGAAGGAAAGTATGTCTTAGCACCAAAAGATTTTCCAAATATGACTAACTATGAAGGCCATACTTTAATTACAACAGATGGTTCAACTTTATTAGGTTCAGATGATAAATCTGGAATTGCTGAAATTATGACAGCAATGGAAATCTTAATTAAAGACGATTCAATCAAACATGGTAAAATCCGTGTCGCCTTTGGACCTGATGAAGAAATCGGAACAGGTGCTGATAAATTTGATGCTGAAGGTTTTGGTGTCGATTTTGCCTATACAATGGACGGTGGTCCAGAAGGCGAATTACATTTTGAAACATTTAGTGCGGCTCAAGCTAACATTACCATTCATGGTAAAAATGTTCACCCAGGATCTGCTAAAGATAAAATGATTAATGCGCTCCAAGTTGCTATCAAATTCCATAATGAATTACCCGCAGATGAGTGTCCTGAAAAAACAGAAGGCTATGAAGGGTTCTATCATTTAATGGCTCTAGAAGGTAACGAAGAAGAAGCAAAAATGTCATACATTATTCGAGACCATGATCGTGAAAAATTTGAAGCACGTAAAGCCGTTATTACAGATATTCAAACTAAATTAAATGCTAATTTTGATCAAGAACGTATTGTTATTGATATGTATGATCAATATTACAATATGCGTGACGTGATTGAAAAAGATATGAGTATCATCGAATTGGCTAAAGACGCGATGAATGCGATTGGTGTGACACCAAAAGTGGAACCTGTTCGTGGGGGGACTGATGGTTCTAAGATTTCAATGATGGGTATCCCAACACCAAATATTTTTGCTGGTGCTGAAAATATGCACGGTCGTTTTGAATTTGTTTCTGTTCAAACAATGGAAAAAGCGACACAAGTTATTGTTGAGATTGCGCGTTTAAACGCTGAACAAGCTTAA
- a CDS encoding FusB/FusC family EF-G-binding protein, with product MPQIIKPHDFNYIKEQTYHLINAYQSVNDPRTIATFEGLIEEKINRRLKEKYEKVDLFLEQVMTPSMTKTRADSYLSQLQTEVLPLEQPSDKQIQKCFRKVKKLKIPDISKWELTRYSYLSWTDSGSQKKYMMAPINQQFVGLYGHFEPSIKKGICAVCQHEANVSLFLTTTKAGADGSYTKKGNYICVDSDQCNYQLTSLKGITEFFARYQGK from the coding sequence ATGCCTCAAATAATCAAACCACATGATTTTAACTACATCAAAGAACAAACCTATCATTTAATTAATGCCTATCAATCAGTCAATGATCCTAGGACAATTGCTACTTTTGAAGGGCTGATTGAAGAAAAAATTAACCGGCGGTTAAAAGAAAAATATGAAAAAGTTGACTTATTTTTAGAGCAAGTTATGACCCCAAGTATGACTAAAACACGAGCAGATAGTTATTTAAGTCAACTTCAAACTGAGGTATTGCCGTTAGAGCAACCATCTGATAAACAAATTCAAAAATGTTTTAGAAAAGTCAAAAAATTAAAAATACCAGATATTTCTAAGTGGGAGCTGACACGCTATTCCTATCTTAGTTGGACAGATAGTGGTAGCCAAAAGAAATACATGATGGCGCCTATCAATCAACAATTTGTTGGGCTTTATGGTCATTTTGAACCTAGTATTAAGAAAGGAATCTGTGCTGTATGTCAACATGAAGCGAACGTTTCTTTATTTTTAACAACGACCAAGGCAGGCGCAGATGGATCGTATACTAAAAAAGGTAATTATATCTGTGTAGACAGTGACCAGTGTAATTATCAATTAACGTCTTTAAAAGGCATAACGGAATTTTTTGCACGTTATCAAGGTAAGTAA
- a CDS encoding sialate O-acetylesterase has product MKSFLMLGQSNMAGRGFINEVPRICNEKIKMLRNGRWQLMAEPINYDREVAGVGLASSFALSWVSDHPTEEIGLIPCAEGGSSLDEWAVEGPLYQHALCQAKLALAESDLAGILWHQGESDSYHGLWETYYQKLLTIITALRADLNVPEIPVIIGGLGDYLGKVGFGQHCLEFKNVSKELKRFAEEQDNCYFVSAVKLTANPDGIHLDAISQRKFGLRYYEAFKRSEHILSPLESEKNSLVLDEDRPKTINERLYLASYELAMGQITYLDFEQTLAQVQKPKEREAK; this is encoded by the coding sequence ATGAAATCATTTTTAATGTTAGGTCAATCTAATATGGCTGGACGTGGCTTTATTAACGAGGTGCCACGTATTTGCAATGAAAAAATTAAAATGTTACGAAATGGTCGTTGGCAATTGATGGCAGAACCGATTAACTACGATCGAGAAGTGGCTGGTGTCGGGTTAGCTTCTTCTTTTGCCTTATCGTGGGTAAGTGACCATCCAACCGAAGAGATTGGTTTAATTCCCTGTGCCGAAGGTGGTAGTTCTTTGGATGAGTGGGCAGTAGAAGGGCCTCTTTATCAACATGCTTTGTGTCAAGCAAAACTAGCTTTAGCAGAAAGTGACTTAGCGGGTATCTTATGGCACCAAGGTGAAAGTGACAGTTATCATGGCCTATGGGAAACATATTATCAAAAATTATTAACTATTATAACAGCGTTAAGAGCTGATCTAAATGTGCCAGAGATTCCGGTGATAATAGGTGGCCTAGGCGATTATTTAGGCAAAGTTGGCTTTGGTCAGCATTGTCTTGAGTTTAAAAACGTATCAAAGGAACTGAAACGTTTTGCTGAAGAACAAGACAACTGTTATTTTGTCAGCGCAGTTAAGCTGACTGCTAATCCTGATGGAATTCACTTAGATGCTATATCTCAAAGGAAATTTGGTCTGCGTTATTATGAAGCGTTCAAAAGGAGTGAGCATATTTTGTCACCTTTAGAATCTGAAAAAAACAGTTTGGTCCTCGATGAAGATCGCCCTAAAACAATAAATGAGCGGCTTTATTTAGCGAGTTATGAGTTGGCTATGGGACAGATAACCTATCTTGATTTTGAACAGACCTTGGCGCAAGTTCAAAAACCAAAAGAAAGGGAAGCGAAATGA
- a CDS encoding PadR family transcriptional regulator — protein sequence MLKENPGAHGYELLRLMTERHYHYVVNFTKGSFYYNLQQLEEKSWLERLEPSSPPLNKNKEAYHYQLTEAGDKQFKKLMVKYGSKTDYVTLSFYAPLLFAENYEPEEFKQLIKQQLAQTEEKIRKTQKALETPESLVPAFAKMLENSIAHHQVNLKWYQELLNEQEKEPK from the coding sequence ATGCTCAAAGAAAATCCTGGGGCTCATGGTTATGAGTTACTACGCCTGATGACAGAGCGTCATTATCATTATGTGGTCAATTTTACCAAAGGCTCTTTTTATTATAATTTGCAACAGTTAGAAGAAAAAAGCTGGCTTGAACGTCTAGAGCCATCCTCACCGCCTCTCAATAAAAATAAAGAAGCCTACCACTATCAGCTGACGGAAGCAGGAGACAAACAATTTAAAAAATTAATGGTCAAATATGGTTCTAAAACCGATTATGTGACGCTCTCCTTTTATGCTCCCTTATTATTTGCAGAAAATTATGAGCCAGAAGAATTTAAGCAATTGATTAAACAACAGCTTGCTCAAACTGAAGAGAAGATAAGGAAGACTCAAAAGGCACTAGAAACACCTGAAAGTTTAGTCCCTGCCTTTGCAAAAATGTTAGAAAATTCAATCGCCCATCATCAAGTGAATTTGAAATGGTATCAGGAGTTATTGAATGAGCAAGAAAAAGAACCTAAGTAA
- the clpB gene encoding ATP-dependent chaperone ClpB, whose translation MNIEKMTTTLQEAIAAAQQVAVTRKHQEIDIAHLWKIFLQPDHFAYNFYSDAGVPMDAFVAEVDSALDKLPVIEGNVQYGQGLSQNLFNLLQEADKIRANFEDDYLATEVVVLALMALPNHPLAKFLTQHGMTQKGLRQAIETMRGGDRVTSQNQEEQYQALEKYAIDLNKAVKSGKQDPIIGRDEEIRDVVRILSRKTKNNPVLIGEPGVGKTAIIEGLAQRIVRKDVPENLKGKVIFSLDMGALIAGAKFRGEFEERLKAVLKEVKKSDGQIILFIDEIHNIVGAGKTEGSMDAGNLLKPMLARGELHCIGATTLDEYREYMEKDKALERRFQRVLVKEPTVEDTISILRGLKERFEIHHGVNIHDNALVAAATLSNRYITDRYLPDKAIDLVDEACATIRVEMNSMPTELDQVTRRLMQLEIEEAALKKEQDDASKKRLDTLQEELADLREEANSMKMRWETEKAEVNQLSTKREELDKARHQLEEAESNYDLEEAAVLRHGTIPKLEQELKALEAGNEQAEGRLVQEAVTDNEISLVVGRLTGIPVTKLVEGEREKILRLNETLHKRVIGQDEAVDAVSDAVIRSRAGLQDPNRPLGSFLFLGPTGVGKTELAKALAEDLFDSEEHMVRIDMSEYMEKHSVSRLVGAPPGYVGYEEGGQLTEAVRRSPYTIVLLDEIEKAHPDVFNLLLQVLDDGRLTDSKGRIVDFKNTVLIMTSNVGSQTLLDGVTAEGTLPQETKESVMGQLQLQFKPEFLNRIDDTILFTPLTLANMKRIIDKMTSQLSRRLEDQDIQLEMSDAAKDWVAESAYDPTYGARPLKRFLTKEIETPLAREIIAGNVGPESRVTVDLRDGQLVFDSQVIAEP comes from the coding sequence ATGAATATTGAAAAAATGACAACAACGTTACAAGAAGCAATTGCAGCAGCCCAACAAGTGGCGGTGACGAGAAAGCATCAAGAAATTGATATTGCTCATCTCTGGAAGATTTTTTTACAGCCAGATCATTTTGCTTATAATTTTTATTCTGATGCAGGGGTACCGATGGATGCCTTTGTAGCTGAAGTCGATTCAGCCCTTGATAAATTACCTGTTATTGAAGGAAATGTTCAGTACGGTCAAGGACTAAGTCAAAATTTATTTAACTTATTACAAGAAGCAGATAAAATCCGTGCCAATTTTGAAGATGATTATTTGGCAACAGAAGTGGTCGTGTTAGCCTTAATGGCTTTACCAAATCATCCGTTAGCTAAATTTTTAACACAACATGGCATGACTCAAAAAGGGTTACGCCAAGCTATCGAAACTATGCGAGGAGGCGATCGTGTGACGTCACAAAATCAAGAAGAACAATACCAAGCGTTAGAAAAATACGCAATAGATTTAAACAAAGCTGTTAAAAGTGGGAAACAAGATCCGATTATTGGGCGTGACGAAGAAATTCGTGACGTTGTCAGAATCTTGTCTCGTAAAACGAAAAACAACCCAGTCCTAATTGGGGAACCAGGGGTTGGTAAAACAGCCATTATTGAAGGATTAGCTCAACGGATTGTCAGAAAAGATGTCCCAGAAAACTTAAAAGGCAAAGTAATTTTCTCATTAGATATGGGTGCTTTAATTGCCGGTGCTAAATTCCGTGGCGAATTTGAAGAACGATTAAAAGCAGTTTTAAAAGAAGTTAAGAAAAGCGATGGGCAAATCATCCTATTTATTGATGAAATCCATAACATTGTTGGAGCTGGTAAAACAGAAGGTAGCATGGATGCTGGCAACTTATTAAAACCAATGTTAGCTCGTGGTGAGCTACATTGTATTGGTGCCACAACCTTAGATGAGTACCGTGAATATATGGAAAAAGATAAAGCATTGGAACGTCGTTTCCAACGAGTCTTAGTAAAAGAACCTACCGTTGAAGATACCATCAGTATCTTACGTGGGTTGAAAGAACGTTTTGAAATCCATCATGGAGTCAATATCCATGATAACGCCCTAGTGGCAGCGGCTACTTTATCTAATCGTTATATCACAGACCGCTATTTACCAGATAAGGCGATTGATTTAGTTGATGAGGCATGTGCGACTATTCGGGTGGAAATGAACTCAATGCCAACCGAACTAGACCAAGTGACACGTCGGTTGATGCAGCTAGAAATCGAAGAAGCGGCACTAAAAAAAGAACAAGATGATGCAAGTAAAAAACGTTTAGATACCTTACAAGAAGAGTTAGCCGATCTTCGTGAAGAAGCTAATAGTATGAAAATGCGTTGGGAAACTGAAAAAGCAGAAGTCAACCAACTTAGTACGAAACGTGAAGAGTTAGATAAAGCACGTCACCAACTGGAAGAAGCTGAGAGTAACTATGATTTAGAAGAAGCGGCAGTCTTACGTCACGGGACGATTCCAAAATTAGAACAAGAACTAAAAGCCCTAGAAGCTGGCAATGAACAAGCCGAAGGACGTTTAGTTCAAGAAGCCGTAACAGATAATGAAATCTCATTAGTTGTAGGGCGCTTAACAGGTATCCCAGTGACGAAGTTAGTTGAAGGGGAACGAGAAAAAATCTTACGTCTGAATGAGACCCTACATAAACGGGTCATTGGCCAAGATGAAGCAGTAGATGCCGTGTCAGATGCTGTTATCCGTTCGCGTGCTGGCTTACAAGACCCAAATCGACCACTAGGCTCATTCTTATTCTTAGGACCAACTGGGGTTGGTAAAACAGAATTGGCTAAAGCTTTAGCTGAGGACTTATTTGACTCAGAAGAGCACATGGTCAGAATTGATATGAGTGAGTATATGGAAAAACACTCAGTTTCTCGTCTAGTCGGAGCTCCTCCAGGTTATGTGGGGTATGAAGAAGGCGGTCAATTAACGGAAGCGGTTCGTCGTAGTCCGTATACGATTGTCTTATTGGACGAAATTGAAAAAGCACACCCAGATGTCTTCAACCTATTACTCCAAGTGTTAGATGATGGTCGTTTAACAGATTCTAAAGGTCGAATCGTTGACTTTAAAAATACAGTCTTAATTATGACAAGTAATGTAGGCTCACAAACATTATTAGATGGTGTGACGGCAGAAGGAACCCTACCACAAGAAACAAAAGAGTCAGTGATGGGACAATTACAGTTGCAGTTTAAACCAGAATTCTTAAACAGAATAGATGATACCATTTTATTCACACCATTAACTTTAGCTAATATGAAACGGATTATTGATAAGATGACCAGTCAGTTAAGTCGTCGTTTAGAAGATCAAGACATTCAGTTAGAGATGTCAGATGCTGCGAAAGATTGGGTGGCCGAATCAGCCTATGACCCAACCTACGGGGCACGTCCACTTAAACGTTTCTTAACTAAAGAAATTGAAACCCCACTTGCTAGAGAAATTATTGCCGGAAACGTTGGTCCCGAAAGTCGTGTGACAGTTGATTTGCGTGATGGTCAATTAGTTTTTGATAGCCAAGTGATAGCAGAACCTTAA